Proteins from a single region of Procambarus clarkii isolate CNS0578487 chromosome 62, FALCON_Pclarkii_2.0, whole genome shotgun sequence:
- the LOC138354333 gene encoding uncharacterized protein: MKVLQRSSLSGTPFPTAAWAPSTPPPGPLPHRRLGSFHTATWAPSPPPPGPLPRRRLGPFPAAAWAPSPPPPGPLPRRRLGPFPAAAWAPSPPPPGPLPRRRLGPFPAAAWAPSPPPPGPSNLEVNS, translated from the coding sequence ATGAAGGTTCTACAACGCAGTTCACTATCTGGAACCCCCTTCCCCACCGCCGCCTGGGCTCCTTCCACACCGCCACCTGGGCCCCTTCCCCACCGCCGCCTGGGCTCCTTCCACACCGCCACCTGGGCCCCTTCCCCACCGCCGCCTGGGCCCCTTCCCCGCCGCCGCCTGGGCCCCTTCCCCGCCGCCGCCTGGGCCCCTTCCCCGCCGCCGCCTGGGCCCCTTCCCCGCCGCCGCCTGGGCCCCTTCCCCGCCGCCGCCTGGGCCCCTTCCCCGCCGCCGCCTGGGCCCCTTCCCCGCCGCCGCCTGGGCCCCTTCCCCGCCGCCGCCTGGGCCCCTTCCCCGCCGCCGCCTGGCCCCTCCAATTTAGAGGTGAACTCGTGA